Proteins from one Rosa chinensis cultivar Old Blush chromosome 7, RchiOBHm-V2, whole genome shotgun sequence genomic window:
- the LOC112177256 gene encoding DNA mismatch repair protein MSH4 isoform X5 — MEDDGGERSSFVIGLIENRAKEVGVAAFDLRSASLHLSQYIETSSSYQNTKTLLQFYDPMVIIVSPNKLAPDGMVGVSELADRFYATVKKVVMARGCFDDTTGAVLIKNLAAKEPSALGLDTYYKQYYLCLAAAAATIKCVQNLEIIDPLHSTLWGPSNKKRSLLHMLKTTKTIGGSRLLRANLLQPLKDIETINARLDCLDELMSNEQLFFGLSQVLRKFPKESDRVLCHFCFKPKKITNKVMGVDNARKSQLLVSSIILLKTALDALPLLSRALKDAKSSLLANVYKSVCENEKYAAIRKRIGEVIDEDVLHARVPFVARTQQCFAVKAGIDGLLDIARRSFCDTSEAIHNLANKYREDFKFPNLKLTFNNRQGFYFSIPHKSIEGKLPSQFIPVEDQLALEVVLKHGNNIHCSTLELASLNVRNKSAAAECFLRTEVCLEELVDAIREDVSALTLLAEALCLLDMIVNSFAHTISNKPADHYTRPEFTDDGPMAIEAGRHPILESIHNDFVPNNIFLSEASNMVLIVGPNMSGKSTYLQQVCLIVILAQIGCYVPARFSTLRVVDRIFTRMGTVDNLESNSSTFMTEMKETAFIMQNVSLRSLVVMDELGRATSSSDGFAIAWSCCEHLLSLKAYTIFATHMENLSELVTVYPNVKILHFNVDIKNNRLDFKFQLKEGPRHVPHYGLLLAEVAGLPSSVTETARNITSRITEKEVKRMEVNCLRYHPIQMAYHVAQRLICLKYSSQDEDSIREALHNLKESYIHGRL, encoded by the exons ATGGAAGACGACGGAGGAGAGAGATCGAGCTTCGTCATCGGTCTCATCGAGAACAGAGCCAAGGAG GTTGGAGTGGCAGCATTTGATTTAAGGTCGGCTTCTCTACATCTATCTCAATATATTGAGACTAGTAGTTCATATCAGAATACAAAAACTTTGCTGCAATTCTACGATCCTATGGTGATTATTGTTTCCCCCAACAAACTGGCACCTGATGGGATGGTTGGAGTTTCAGAATTGGCAGATAGATTTTATGCCACAGTCAAGAAG GTTGTAATGGCTCGTGGTTGCTTTGATGACACTACG GGTGCTGTGTTGATTAAAAATCTAGCAGCCAAGGAACCTTCAGCACTAGGATTGGATACTTATTACAAGCAGTACTATCTCTGCTTGGCCGCTGCAGCAGCTACAATTAAGTG TGTTCAAAATTTGGAAATCATTGACCCGCTTCATTCTACACTGTGGGGTCCAAGCAATAAGAAGAGAAGTTTGTTGCATATGCTGAAGACGACAAAAACTATAGGAGG GTCTAGGCTTCTTCGTGCCAATCTATTGCAGCCTTTAAAAGATATTGAGACTATAAATGCTCGTCTAGATTGCCTG GATGAGCTAATGAGCAACGAACAGCTATTCTTTGGACTCTCTCAGGTTCTGCGCAAATTCCCAAAAGAGAGTG ATAGAGTACTTTGTCACTTCTGCTTCAAGccaaagaaaattacaaataaaGTTATGGGTGTTGATAATGCTAGAAAAAGCCAGCTGTTGGTATCAAGCATTATTCTCCTCAAAACTGCTCTAGACGCTTTGCCTTTACTCTCAAGG GCTCTCAAAGATGCAAAAAGTTCTCTTCTTGCTAATGTTTACAAGTCTGTATGTGAAAATGAGAAATATGCTGCTATTAGGAAAAG GATTGGAGAGGTGATTGATGAAGATGTGCTTCATGCAAGGGTACCTTTTGTAGCCCGCACCCAGCAGTGTTTTGCTGTAAAGGCCGGAATTGATGGACTTTTGGATATTGCACGGAGATCATTTTGTGATACTAGTGAAG CTATACATAATCTTGCTAACAAGTACCGCGAAGATTTCAAGTTCCCCAATTTGAAACTCACATTTAACAATAGGCAAGGTTTTTACTTCAGCATTCCACATAAGAGCATTGAGGGGAAGCTTCCTAGCCAGTTCATTCCGGTAGAGGATCAACTTGCTCTAGAAGTA GTGTTGAAACACGGGAACAATATACATTGCTCAACTTTGGAGCTTGCTTCT CTAAACGTTAGAAATAAGTCTGCAGCTGCAGAATGCTTCCTACGGACTGAAGTTTGCCTGGAAG AATTAGTAGACGCCATACGAGAGGATGTTTCTGCACTCACATTACTTGCAGAGGCCTTGTGCCTTCTAGATATGATTGTTAACTCATTTGCACATACCATTTCCAATAAGCCTGCTGATCATTATACTAGACCAGAATTTACAG ATGATGGCCCAATGGCAATTGAAGCTGGAAGACACCCTATCCTTGAGAGCATACACAATGATTTTGTT CCCAACAACATCTTTTTATCGGAGGCATCAAACATGGTGCTGATTGTGGGCCCAAACAT GAGTGGAAAGAGCACTTATCTTCAGCAAGTATGTCTTATAGTTATTCTTGCTCAGATCGGTTGTTATGTTCCTGCTCGCTTCTCAACTTTGAGGGTTGTTGATCGGATATTTACAAGGATGGGTACAGTGGACAATCTTGAATCCAACTCTAGTACG TTCATGACAGAAATGAAAGAAACAGCTTTCATCATGCAAAATGTTTCCCTAAG GAGTCTGGTCGTCATGGATGAACTTGGGAGGGCTACATCTTCCTCTGATGGATTTGCAATTGCATGGAGCTGCTGCGAACATTTGTTATCACTGAAAGC GTATACTATATTTGCTACTCATATGGAGAACCTCTCTGAATTAGTAACTGTCTATCCAAATGTGAAAATACTTCACTTCAATGTTGACATTAAAAATAACCGTCTAGATTTCAAG TTTCAACTCAAGGAAGGACCAAGACATGTTCCACATTATGGGCTTCTATTAGCAGAAGTGGCAGGATTACCAAGCTCGGTGACTGAGACAGCCAGAAACATCACATCCAGGATCACAGAAAAG GAAGTGAAGAGGATGGAAGTAAACTGCCTGCGATATCATCCAATCCAGATGGCTTACCATGTTGCTCAGCGTCTCATATGTTTGAAATATTCCAGCCAGGATGAGGATTCAATCAGAGAAGCACTGCATAACCTGAAAGAGAGCTACATTCATGGCAGGCTGTGA
- the LOC112177256 gene encoding DNA mismatch repair protein MSH4 isoform X6, which yields MEDDGGERSSFVIGLIENRAKEVGVAAFDLRSASLHLSQYIETSSSYQNTKTLLQFYDPMVIIVSPNKLAPDGMVGVSELADRFYATVKKVVMARGCFDDTTGAVLIKNLAAKEPSALGLDTYYKQYYLCLAAAAATIKWMCRIEAEKGVIVTNHSLSVTFNGSFAHLNIDATSVQNLEIIDPLHSTLWGPSNKKRSLLHMLKTTKTIGGSRLLRANLLQPLKDIETINARLDCLDELMSNEQLFFGLSQVLRKFPKESDRVLCHFCFKPKKITNKVMGVDNARKSQLLVSSIILLKTALDALPLLSRALKDAKSSLLANVYKSVCENEKYAAIRKRIGEVIDEDVLHARVPFVARTQQCFAVKAGIDGLLDIARRSFCDTSEAIHNLANKYREDFKFPNLKLTFNNRQGFYFSIPHKSIEGKLPSQFIPVEDQLALEVVLKHGNNIHCSTLELASLNVRNKSAAAECFLRTEVCLEELVDAIREDVSALTLLAEALCLLDMIVNSFAHTISNKPADHYTRPEFTDDGPMAIEAGRHPILESIHNDFVPNNIFLSEASNMVLIVGPNMSGKSTYLQQVCLIVILAQIGCYVPARFSTLRVVDRIFTRMGTVDNLESNSSTFMTEMKETAFIMQNVSLRSLVVMDELGRATSSSDGFAIAWSCCEHLLSLKAYTIFATHMENLSELVTVYPNVKILHFNVDIKNNRLDFKFQLKEGPRHVPHYGLLLAEVAGLPSSVTETARNITSRITEKA from the exons ATGGAAGACGACGGAGGAGAGAGATCGAGCTTCGTCATCGGTCTCATCGAGAACAGAGCCAAGGAG GTTGGAGTGGCAGCATTTGATTTAAGGTCGGCTTCTCTACATCTATCTCAATATATTGAGACTAGTAGTTCATATCAGAATACAAAAACTTTGCTGCAATTCTACGATCCTATGGTGATTATTGTTTCCCCCAACAAACTGGCACCTGATGGGATGGTTGGAGTTTCAGAATTGGCAGATAGATTTTATGCCACAGTCAAGAAG GTTGTAATGGCTCGTGGTTGCTTTGATGACACTACG GGTGCTGTGTTGATTAAAAATCTAGCAGCCAAGGAACCTTCAGCACTAGGATTGGATACTTATTACAAGCAGTACTATCTCTGCTTGGCCGCTGCAGCAGCTACAATTAAGTG GATGTGCAGGATAGAAGCAGAGAAAGGGGTCATTGTTACAAACCACTCATTGTCG GTCACTTTTAATGGATCATTTGCCCATTTGAATATCGATGCTACTAG TGTTCAAAATTTGGAAATCATTGACCCGCTTCATTCTACACTGTGGGGTCCAAGCAATAAGAAGAGAAGTTTGTTGCATATGCTGAAGACGACAAAAACTATAGGAGG GTCTAGGCTTCTTCGTGCCAATCTATTGCAGCCTTTAAAAGATATTGAGACTATAAATGCTCGTCTAGATTGCCTG GATGAGCTAATGAGCAACGAACAGCTATTCTTTGGACTCTCTCAGGTTCTGCGCAAATTCCCAAAAGAGAGTG ATAGAGTACTTTGTCACTTCTGCTTCAAGccaaagaaaattacaaataaaGTTATGGGTGTTGATAATGCTAGAAAAAGCCAGCTGTTGGTATCAAGCATTATTCTCCTCAAAACTGCTCTAGACGCTTTGCCTTTACTCTCAAGG GCTCTCAAAGATGCAAAAAGTTCTCTTCTTGCTAATGTTTACAAGTCTGTATGTGAAAATGAGAAATATGCTGCTATTAGGAAAAG GATTGGAGAGGTGATTGATGAAGATGTGCTTCATGCAAGGGTACCTTTTGTAGCCCGCACCCAGCAGTGTTTTGCTGTAAAGGCCGGAATTGATGGACTTTTGGATATTGCACGGAGATCATTTTGTGATACTAGTGAAG CTATACATAATCTTGCTAACAAGTACCGCGAAGATTTCAAGTTCCCCAATTTGAAACTCACATTTAACAATAGGCAAGGTTTTTACTTCAGCATTCCACATAAGAGCATTGAGGGGAAGCTTCCTAGCCAGTTCATTCCGGTAGAGGATCAACTTGCTCTAGAAGTA GTGTTGAAACACGGGAACAATATACATTGCTCAACTTTGGAGCTTGCTTCT CTAAACGTTAGAAATAAGTCTGCAGCTGCAGAATGCTTCCTACGGACTGAAGTTTGCCTGGAAG AATTAGTAGACGCCATACGAGAGGATGTTTCTGCACTCACATTACTTGCAGAGGCCTTGTGCCTTCTAGATATGATTGTTAACTCATTTGCACATACCATTTCCAATAAGCCTGCTGATCATTATACTAGACCAGAATTTACAG ATGATGGCCCAATGGCAATTGAAGCTGGAAGACACCCTATCCTTGAGAGCATACACAATGATTTTGTT CCCAACAACATCTTTTTATCGGAGGCATCAAACATGGTGCTGATTGTGGGCCCAAACAT GAGTGGAAAGAGCACTTATCTTCAGCAAGTATGTCTTATAGTTATTCTTGCTCAGATCGGTTGTTATGTTCCTGCTCGCTTCTCAACTTTGAGGGTTGTTGATCGGATATTTACAAGGATGGGTACAGTGGACAATCTTGAATCCAACTCTAGTACG TTCATGACAGAAATGAAAGAAACAGCTTTCATCATGCAAAATGTTTCCCTAAG GAGTCTGGTCGTCATGGATGAACTTGGGAGGGCTACATCTTCCTCTGATGGATTTGCAATTGCATGGAGCTGCTGCGAACATTTGTTATCACTGAAAGC GTATACTATATTTGCTACTCATATGGAGAACCTCTCTGAATTAGTAACTGTCTATCCAAATGTGAAAATACTTCACTTCAATGTTGACATTAAAAATAACCGTCTAGATTTCAAG TTTCAACTCAAGGAAGGACCAAGACATGTTCCACATTATGGGCTTCTATTAGCAGAAGTGGCAGGATTACCAAGCTCGGTGACTGAGACAGCCAGAAACATCACATCCAGGATCACAGAAAAG GCATAA